The Lemur catta isolate mLemCat1 chromosome 6, mLemCat1.pri, whole genome shotgun sequence sequence TAAGGGTgaacaaaacagtaaaaacagTGAGAGAAAAAACGTCCATATTTGTATCTGAGAATATTAGACTTCATTGTTTGGGTGCTATTTTGAATATGGAAAATTATCACCTGTGGctcttagaaaagaaagaaaatatgtgttaGTATGGAAATTGCTAGCTAAATCATTTGAATATGATAGTTATGATTTCATAAAGACCAATATGGCCCTGTCCTACAGTAGAACTGATTTCTTAATGGCATTAAAAGAAATAGTAACAGAGAAGTACTGAAACAATAAATACTATTAACCCCTAATTATTATATCAATCccttaattaaaaatgagaaattatgatAAAATCATGGATTTTTCTATCTGAAGAGAAGCCTAGTACAGAGGAGGACGTTTTCGTTGTAGCACTAACTGGGATTCACCACTGCCTCGGCTGAGGAAAGAACAGGGTATCGACTTCCATCACCTCAGTCATTCTCACCAGCTTATCTCCCAAACGCATTTCTTGATGGTAACACTAATCCATTGCTATGGGAGTTCTTTTAAGATCTTCACAGAACTGGTAAAATGGCAAATGATAGTTTACTTGGATTTCTGACTGGTGCCTTCACGCATTTGTTAGGTTTGCCACATGCCtcggtttttctctttcttgatgaTGGCTCTTTCCTCCCACTTACCCTTCTCATAGCTAACATAAGGGTTATGCAGTTGGCACTGTTACCTTTCTAGGGTCCTATAGCAGGGGCAGGTCTCCTTTAGGGCCTGCGATAGTTGAAGGTGTCCTGAGAGGGAGGAATAAAGTaatagttatatttaaaaaaagatgtacttttagaactagaaaaaaaagttttatcttcAAGAGATCCTCATATCTTCTGTGGTCTCCCTATTATCTTCATAATACATTTGctatatttcattgctttttcacCCTTGCCCTTTTCTCTCTGGACCTAATGTCAGATGCATTGAGCATTCTGAGGCTTTATCAGGAAAATCAGATATTTAATCTCTGTGCCTTGAGTTACTTTTTCAAACTGAAAGAATAATTACTATTAGTTTGTCCTTTATCTGCATATGAAATATAATCAGAACTTTTAACAACCATATCTTTGAGATAATCTTAGCCTGAAGGTTGAGTTAAAACCAGACTTTAAAACTCAAACACTATTTGGTGTTGAGAAGCTATTGCCTCTTCCATTCAAAGATCCCAAGTATCTAGACTCTGGTAATTCTTGTTCCTGCTTGCAAAGTAGttaaaagttgtcagaatcaaaatggagtcacttgtgctaAAACCCTGCCATGGAGCCTGGGAAGGCCAAGAAGGAGGGATTCTCATGCACTTATGACTGATCACAAGAGCTATCACAGAAGACTCTACAAAAACCACAACATTGCACAAAGGCCATCTCCGGCCTTATACAACAAAAATAgttctgcaaggacatctgcccagcaactgctgGTCCAACCTGAGACTGGCACCACCCTTGTTAGTGATCCCTGTAGTCAAGGataatcatttcaaaacaattatataatccccctcactttttctgtaaaaactcttgtcttcctttatctctctgaatacacacatagtttactatggcacacatattcccattgcaatgctaGTTCCAAATAAACATCACTTTCTTTCAGAGAGTCTCCCTCTCAGTTTGCTATTTAGCTTGACCGTAGATAATTATTTTCAGAcaccaattaaaaatatgttgtcaAATgcactattaatattattcaattattttcttttcctaaagttACAAAATCATCAAATATATGATCTACCTTCCAAGTAATCATAGGTGGCAGGTTATTAAGTGTTTTGATACTTTGCAGCTTGCTTTTCAGTAACCAGTAATGTTTTTCTTGCCACTCACTGCCAATGAAGCCAATATTAAGCTAATGTCACATGTATCAGGTGTTTTGTTTCAGCAGCACCCCATTTCAAGAGGCCAGATATCTTACGCTGTGCTGAGTGAACAACACTGCCAAATCTCAGGGACTTCACCTAGgaaaagtttttgttgtttgcttttactTTCTGTTACATGTTCAGTGCTCATAGTCACATGGGAATCTAGAGTGACAGAGACTTTCTTGACCTTGTTTGAGTGTCACAGTAAGAAAATGAGGACTTTGCAGTGTTTTGAACGGGCAAGCAAGTGCACTCGCTCAGAAGCAACAtgtcatttccaaaatattttattgaacaaaAACTTCACATGACAATATATAACTACAAAAAGGAGAGAGGGGACTTCtacaataatacattattatcatCCTACAAGAAATGGAATGTTAGCACATAGCCTTAGTTCCTATTTTATTACCTGTATGCTATATAAGATTTTATGTCTACACTCTAATAATGCAGAAAAGGTAACAGTAAAATCTATAAAAACCATACCATAAAACACTAAACAAAATAAGCtagtataattattttaacatatacaaggtatattttaaggaaaaaaattaaagtagataATGTCATTTCATATGGCTAAAGGTTAAATTGGCCATGAAGATACTACAATTCTAATGTTATATGCACCAACTAACATggcatcaaaatatatgaagtaaaagtTGACAGGATTTcaaagagaaatagatgaatctaTACTCATGGTAACATAGTTTAACATTAAGtgtcaataaataatatttcaagaagATAAAACTCAGAAAGAATAAGTAGAATTTAAACAACATAATTAACAAATAGCTCTGGTGGATGGATGAAACACTGTACCTCCAAACTACATAATACATGTTACTTTCAACAAACGTAAGGCATTTACCAAAATTGACCACATGTATAACAAAAATTTCAGCAGATATCACAAGTTGTCAGTATATGGAGTATGATCTGTGACTTTCATTCAATTTTTCCAAAAActgataaatggaaaattctatgTGAATGAAAACTTAACTATACTTAAAAATAGTCCACAGttgaagaaaaatcacaataaaattagaaaatatttaaatttaagtataaTGAACTGTAATAAAACCTTATAAGAAACTGTAACAGATTCTTAAAGAAATACCTTTAGAATAAATATgttagaaaaggagaaagaatgaaaattgaTGTTCTAAGTATCCatttcagaaaatttacaaaaaaaaaaaaagcaaacatactcaaaggaagtaaaaataagtaaatagtaTATATAAGACTAGAAATTAATGAAGGATAATGCATTTGATAAGATCAATCAAGGCAGATTTGGTTATTTGAATAGACTGACAAATTTGATAAACTTCTAGTGAGATAAATTgtgggataaaaagaaaatagcaacaTGAAGAATTGAAAGGAGATATTCTGTGTATATTAAGCAGATAATAGAATAACCAAatgtacataaaaaaattatttgctgaaaTTGACAAATATCTATAAAACTGTAACTATCAAGAACGAGATCAGGAGAAATAGGCAACAGAATAGTTCTAGATCAGGATCATAGAAATGTATGCTCATGTGGCTCAAGAGGAAGTTACATGttaaagaatgttcatagcatcatgATCATAATAGCTTCCAAActcaaaacaatccaaatatgTGTTTCCATTAGAATATATAAATGGTGAATACTTATTCAATTCataatattcagcaataaaatgaatgatCTATCTCTACATGCAATGTGATTAATTTATAACATAATATTGGTCAAAATAAGTTAAATGCAAAAAGAATATACACAGTGTTATTCCATTCATATGCaattcaaaaccaggcaaaactaaGCTAGTGTTTAGGGatacatattcaaatataaaataaataaagtaaaacaagaCAATGATTTCAATTGCAGGGTAGTTATTACTTCTGGGACAAAGAGAGAGGTTGCGATTAGACAGGAGCATGCAAGGTGTTTTGGGGTTTACAAAGTTCCCTTTCTTGACATGGGAGGTGTTTACATTGTGTGAACTTGATAATAAGTCATTTAGACTTTATAAAATGTTCCAtaaatttgttatatataataataatatgaagtaaaaagaaagaaaaatagaaaaggaacatTTGTCAACAAATGTTACTAGCCTAACAAAATCTTAACACCAAACCTGGATAGGGTATCTTAAGTGAATGAGAGGAAGTGAAGCAAAACATTAAAACCATATTTCATATGACTCCACAACCCAAGGAAAATACTCCACCTTTTGTAGTCTTCTCTTCTTACACattgtctccttttcctttccagtcCAGACTTCTGAAAAAGTCTTTCTGTCATTTTTCCCTAGCATCTATCCTCTTTTCTCCCATAGAAGTAGGAGATCACTTTTCTTtaatctaatttgttttttttttaatattttctcatatggAAACATACCACTAACATGCAGCTTAAGACCACAACTCTGCTATCCATTCTCTACCTCTCTCTTATGTTTTATGTCACAAGTTCTAAAGGACTAtggcattattttaatatacaagTACTGTCCTGTCCCTCAGGTAACTTACTCGTGTAAATTGTGGCTGTTAACAAGTTGTGGCCAGCCTCCTCAAACCCTTTTCTCTGAACAGATAGGAAGACAATCCTTAGTTTACTCTTAAAATGAAAAGGTATACAGGATTGCATCAGGCCTGTGTCAAGAGTACAAATGGAACTCCACGTGACacatatctaaatatttaatagtcataaataaataaagctaacaaactattaaaagaaatatttcctattCTACTTTGACAAATATACTATCATagcaacagaataaaaaatacctatgtagttattttataactgaaatttgCAAATCATCAATCTGatgcaattaaattattttgtgagtATCTGAGAGTTCTGTAGATCACCCAGCAAAGTTTGCATTCGtaataaaatgtacacatttataattcataaactatatatttcttaaataaaaatagcttttataatCCAGCAAAATAGCTATTTATTAGactataatcaaaattttaaaagggtcttatttatattaatattgaatTAGACAATCTTTCTTGATTCTCCACATTTTCAGAATTTTGCTAATGGACTTTCCTTTGTATTGAGAGGGTGAGATGGGAGGAGGAATGTTGACACTTCACAATGAATAGAGGAGTTCCACCTTATCCACTTCTGccttctgtggtttcagttacctgaggtCAACCACAGTTCAAAAATAGGTCAGTATGATACCATAAGAcactgaaaaagagagagagggagacaacattcatataacttttattatagtatattttatattaataattgttcgatttcattattagttattattaatcttttactgttcctaatttataaattaaacttcatcacaGGAATGCATATATAGCAAAAACGTAGTGTACATAGAGGTTGGTACTATCTGCAAtttcaggcacccactggggCTTTTGGAACACATCCACCATGAATGAGGCGGAGTTACCTCTCGTGGATAAGGGAAGACTACCGTTATCCGTTTCTTTGCTTGGCTCGCGGTTTTGAAATTTATGACATAATGTAGTACTGCTTTCTTTGGTAGCTGTTGctgatcttttaaaattgatgttttgttcacttttaagtttggaaaagaaatatgGAGGGGAAAGTGGATAAAGGCTGCAGGCATTTGGTGCCTACGGGGGCTGATGGCAGCTCTACTGCGTGGTGAAGAGGCAGGGAGTGAGAAAGACGAGCTTTGTAGACGAGCTTCTCTTCATTCACAAGGTTGACCAGAAACTGaggacccttttgaaatgacacAGATCTCTCTTTGAGTGTTTTATAAATCCTCAGTGGCAATGCTTCCTTCAGCTTCGTATTTATGAatcatatttttatcatctttgtaACTCAGAACTCAAGCTGGTGGAACCAAATTTTTTACAGGGGAGACAAGGCAACAAGTACAAAACAATGAAAGAGAATATATCTTTATTTGCATGGTTGCAAATGTGAGTTCAGCTTTGCTTCATAATCCTCTATGGGATATTTCTGTCTGTGGTGAGGACATAAACATCTTAACTAGGGctcagcaaagaaatgaaagaacaatAAAGACTTCACAGGAACAGCTATATGCAGCACATTGATTAACAAACCTCGGAGATTTCAGACTTGACATCGGGCCAACGATTAAAGAAGGagcagaaggagaagaaggatgAAGAAGATTGTCACTGTACATTCAAGGATATACATAGCATTTTAGAACAGCAAATAACCGGCAGTGGTATCAGATTTTGAGCTTTCTCTGCTCTGATATAGAAAGTACCCTGCAGCACATCTTCACTCTCATAATAATCACAGAGTTCATGCTTGGGAATTTGAGCAATGGATTCATAGTACTGATAAACGGCATTGACTGGGTCAATAAGAGAAAGTTGTCCTTAGTTGATAAAATCCTCATTGTCTTGGCGATCTCCAGAATTGGTCTGCTCTGGGGAATATTAGTAAATTGGTTTGCAACTCTGCATTATCCAGCCTTATTTGTGGCTGGAACAGAATTAAGACTGGTTATTTTTGCCTGGGTAGTTACCAATCACTTCAGTCTCTGGCTCGCTACAATCCTCAGCATCTTTTATTTGCTCAAAATAGCCAGCTTCTCCAGCCCCACTTTTCTCTACCTGCAGTGGAGAGTAAAAAAAGTGATTCTGATGATACTACTAGGAAgcttaattttcttgattttaaatatgatgaaaatgaacATACATATTAAGGACTGGGTagataaatatgaaagaaacacAACTTGGAATTTCAAAATGAGTGACTTTGCAACATTTTCAGAGCTGGTTAAATTCACCATGACTATGTTCACTCTAATACCATTTACTGTGGCCCTGATCGCTTTTGTCCTGTTAATTTTTTCCCTGTGGAAACATCTCCAGAAGATGCAGCTCTCTTTCAAAGGACACAGAGATCTCAGGACCAGGGCCCACACAACTGCCTTGAAAACTGTCATCTTGTTCCTCCTACTCTATGCTACTTTCTTTCTGTCGTTTCTCATATCATGGATTTCTGAGACAAACCAGGCCAAACTGGTCCACATGCTTTGTCAGACTATTGGAGTCATCTATCCTTCAATCCACTCCTTGGTCCTGATTCTGGGAAACTCTGAGTTAAGGCAGGCCTATCTTGGGGTGGCAGCGAAGGTGTGGGCTATAAGATGAAGAACACACAATTCCATAAGTCATTCAGACCATAGACTATTGTAGGTACATTCTAGATAAAAACAGAAGTCTATGAGAAgtttaaagatatttaatatttctcccaGTTTCTTCCATTGTGAAGGTCATTGTAAATTTTTCAAGTGAGTATGTATAATAGCTTCTTACCTaagaatattacatatttataatgtGCATTTCTATATTATCAAGAATTTGAAACTTATTTGGAGAAATCATTGATAGATTCCAGATTCCATTGTAATCTAAAAATGTGTACCACAATACCCTCAGATATTAATTATGCAACCTCCAACCTTTTGGCTGACAATGGCCCTTCTATTCTAAATAGCTTATTGAGTATGGGTGTTTTAGGTACTTCTGTTTAATTGGTGAATTGAGGACAACTAGCTATTTGGAAcagaatatacagaaaatttgGACTTGCAACTATTACTAGTATTTATGGGATGGGAAAATTGAGAAGATTAATAAGTGTAATATGAATAATTGCCACAAAAAAATGACCTTCCTTTTTCAGTAATCATACATTtgtatacatgcatattttaCTTGATGCCTTTGAAATAAACATTACTGAAGTATGGTTTATATACAACAAAATGCAACATTTTTAGTTCATATTTCAGTTAGAGTTTTGGCAATGTGTGACTTCTTGTGTGACTACAACATCAATGTCCTTTGCAGTCCAACCTGcccctcactcccttcctcccAGGCAACTACTTATCTGCTTTTGGTTAACTGTTAATATAACAGAGTTCTTTTGTTTCCAGAATTTCATAAATATGTAGTTGTAGAGTATGCACTGTTATAGATACTTAAGGCTTCTTTAACTCAGCATAATGGTTTTGAGTTTCATCTATTTTGTTGTAAAGATCAGATGCTTGTTCCTGAGTAGTATTCTTGAGTAGTATTCCTGAACAGTGTTGGATacactatcttttaaaaaaaatattctcttaccTGTtgatcattataaataaaattgatgtcAACATTCATATCTGTGTCTTTTCCATTACTCCTGAGCCTAGGAATATGTCAAATCAtatggtaaatgtatgtttaactttttaaaaaaatggccaaaatgttctccaaagtgattgtatcattttatattttagccagcaatgtatgagggttttGGTCTCTCCACATCCTGGCTAATAGTTGTtactctgttctgttttgttttttacttttgccATTCTAGTCTAGTGTGTAATGgcttctcactgtggttttaattcatattttcttgctGACTGATGATATTGAGAGTTTTTTATGGGTGTTTGGTCATTCATGGAACTTCTTTTATGAAATGTGGTTTTCAATCTTTTGCCCCTTATTTAATTTggttcattgttttttctttttatcgttgagttgtaaaagttctttatacaGTCTAGACATAGTTTCTTTATCAGAcatatgttttgtaaatattttctcctagctAGTGGCTTGtcatttcatttccttcacaGGATCTCTCAAAgggaagacatttaaaaattttttaataaagtacaaTAATCATTTTGATTTAAGCTGGtggttttttgttctgtttaagaagtcTTGCATACTCCAATATTATGAAGATTATCTCTTATGGTTTCTATtagaagttttatggtttcaggttttatgtttaagtatATGACccat is a genomic window containing:
- the TAS2R13 gene encoding taste receptor type 2 member 13 translates to MTMGPEFNGTGRHQESVGTEERPESTLQHIFTLIIITEFMLGNLSNGFIVLINGIDWVNKRKLSLVDKILIVLAISRIGLLWGILVNWFATLHYPALFVAGTELRLVIFAWVVTNHFSLWLATILSIFYLLKIASFSSPTFLYLQWRVKKVILMILLGSLIFLILNMMKMNIHIKDWVDKYERNTTWNFKMSDFATFSELVKFTMTMFTLIPFTVALIAFVLLIFSLWKHLQKMQLSFKGHRDLRTRAHTTALKTVILFLLLYATFFLSFLISWISETNQAKLVHMLCQTIGVIYPSIHSLVLILGNSELRQAYLGVAAKVWAIR